The stretch of DNA CGGGATCTATTATCTCTGATCCATTATTTTTCATTTATTTATGAGATTGATTTCATATATCTATTCATACAATGAATGATGATTTTTCCATTTTTCAATGGTTTGTTTTATGTTGTCGCTTGTGTTCTTATGTGGAATCGTTCTCATATCTTGCTTGTATTATAACCACTACATTCTTATTTGTAAATCCGCAACATCTCACAAATTTCTTCGTTCAAAATTGTAAATATTCTATAAGAACAGATGCAAGACAGACAAATCAGTCGGGACATCACAGAAAAAATCTGACATTTTTTTGTGTTTGCCCAGCCATAACACATAAACACACAAAAAGAAGCAGGTCTTTTTCTCCCAAAAGATCTGCTCCTGTTCCACAATAACTTATAATTTCTTCCTCTGTCTGCGAGGATATTCTCTGTTACCTGTGAGATTCCCGTTCCACAAGTTCACATCCCATTTTTATTTCCTTGCTGATCCCGGTATCGTTCTCAATAAGATCAGCCAGCATGGCTGCTGCCTCCATTCCGCTGGTCTTATAATAAAAATGTACCGTTGTCAGCTTCGGTTCCACGATCTTACCCGGAACTCCATCCCCAATCCCTGCGATCTGAACATCCTCGGGAATGCGAAGCCCGATTTCCTTCAAATAAGTCATGGCTCCCACCGCCATAGTATCCGTAGCACACACAAGAGAATCTATGGAAGGCTCCTCCTCAAAAAGCTCCTTCGCCATCTCATAACCGGAATCCATGGTGAAGTTTCCTATCTTCATCCTCTCCGGCACGACCTCCAGCTTAGCTTTATGGATAGCATCCATAAAACCCTTTTTCCGGCAGGCACCAACTGCCTCGTCCTTATCTGTAACGCCGATATAGGCAAACTTTTTTCCCTTCTCTGACAGCTTCTCCGTGACCTGAAAAGCTGCTTTATGATCGTCCTGATAAATACATGGGTATCCGTCCAGATGCTGTCCCAGGATCACGATCGGCACCTTGTAATCCTTCAGCATCTGTTTATGCTTTCTAGTAAACATGGTAGCAATAAGAACCACTCCGTCCACCTGGCGTTCTTTAAACAGAGAAAGGTATTTCAGTTCTTCTTCCACATCATTATTGGTATTAGCAAGGATAAGCTGATATCCTCTCCGTGTAAGAATATCACTGATCCCTTCCACCTCACGGCTTATAGTATCTGAATTGATCTTTGGAAGGATGACACCGATGAGACTGGTTTTTTTAGTCCGCAGTGTCTGTGCCTGGGAGGATGGCTGATATCCTGTCTCCTGGATCACCCTGCGGATGACTTCTTTTTTTTCACTGCTGACATATCCATTATTCAGATATCTGGATACCGTAGCTCTGGAAACTCCGGCAAGCCTGGCTATTTCATTAATGTTCATAACTTATGTACCTCTTCTTTTATCCTGTTATATCTGTCCTTGTATGCATATTTATAATATAGATTATACACGGTTTCTTTCCGGTAAAAAAGATTCTTTTCCTATATAAATGGAAATTTTTGGTTACTGCTCACTCCATTCTCTCCGTAACCGGCAGCATGATTCACAAGGCAGAAGATACGGGATGCATATACCTCCCATCCCGTATCCTCTGCCTTTGTCTGTACCTTTTACTATAATAAACGGATTACCTTCCGGCTGTTATCCTCCATGTTCTGTTTCCAGAAAGCTCCCCGGCATATCTGTTTTTCGGTTTTCCGTGTCATTCCAGATATTCAAACGGATCTACCGGCACGCCATCCTTTTTCATTGCAAAATAAAGATTCGGGCCTTCTACAGAATAATATTTTGTAGGTGCACTGATATTTCCGATCACTTCACCCTCCTTTACTGTGTCACCTTCTGCCACAGTAAGGTCCTTCAGCTGCCCATATACTGCCTGATAACCATTTCCCAGCTCCATAGTCACAGTCGTTCCCGTACAGGCATCCTGTACAACAGAAAGCACCTGACCATCTGCCGCCGCATACACCGGCGCATCCTCCACTGCCTGCAAAGCAATGGCAGGGCTTACACGATACTGATCCAAAGTCGGATAATATACGGTTTCATCCATATTATAATCCACTAGAACTGTTCCTCTGACCGGCCATTCCATAATGGAATCCTCCGTAAAATCCAAGACCTGTGCCGCAATTCCGACAGCTGAGGTCTCCGCGGTATCTGTGGAAGCTCCAGCTCCGTTATTCACCGCTCCCTCTGCCGCTGCATTTCCGACATTATCTGCTGTATTTCCAGCACCTTCTGCACCTGCTGCCGCAGACACGCTCCTATCCTCCGTACCACTTCCATTATCTGCATATGCCGCTGCATTTTCGGCTGTACCACTTCCTGCAGTCTCACGGATGCTTCCGGTCACTCCGTCTGCATCTGCTCCGGCTTCTGAAGCTCCTGACAAACCTGCT from Blautia sp. SC05B48 encodes:
- a CDS encoding LacI family DNA-binding transcriptional regulator, whose translation is MNINEIARLAGVSRATVSRYLNNGYVSSEKKEVIRRVIQETGYQPSSQAQTLRTKKTSLIGVILPKINSDTISREVEGISDILTRRGYQLILANTNNDVEEELKYLSLFKERQVDGVVLIATMFTRKHKQMLKDYKVPIVILGQHLDGYPCIYQDDHKAAFQVTEKLSEKGKKFAYIGVTDKDEAVGACRKKGFMDAIHKAKLEVVPERMKIGNFTMDSGYEMAKELFEEEPSIDSLVCATDTMAVGAMTYLKEIGLRIPEDVQIAGIGDGVPGKIVEPKLTTVHFYYKTSGMEAAAMLADLIENDTGISKEIKMGCELVERESHR
- a CDS encoding M23 family metallopeptidase translates to MKSKIVRGIINGGVLAAVAALGITVYQFGTKPIAENPQEENSAQVEETGLEEELSDGENAEDAAAAGDGWQDAVQDEISDGENGDEAGLSGASEAGADADGVTGSIRETAGSGTAENAAAYADNGSGTEDRSVSAAAGAEGAGNTADNVGNAAAEGAVNNGAGASTDTAETSAVGIAAQVLDFTEDSIMEWPVRGTVLVDYNMDETVYYPTLDQYRVSPAIALQAVEDAPVYAAADGQVLSVVQDACTGTTVTMELGNGYQAVYGQLKDLTVAEGDTVKEGEVIGNISAPTKYYSVEGPNLYFAMKKDGVPVDPFEYLE